From a single Pseudophryne corroboree isolate aPseCor3 chromosome 6, aPseCor3.hap2, whole genome shotgun sequence genomic region:
- the LOC134934971 gene encoding histone H1B-like translates to MAETAPAVAAVPPSEGAAKKKRQPKKAAGGAKKSGKSSGPSVSELILRAVAASKERSGVSLAALKKALAAGGYDVEKNNSRIKVGVKGLVTKGTLTQVKGTGASGSFKLNKKQLESKKAALKPKKPAAKKVAKSPKKPKRAPSAAKSPKKVKKPTKAAAAKSPKKPKAVKPKKAAKPKAAKSPAKKAAKPKAAKSPAKKVAKPKKAAAKK, encoded by the coding sequence ATGGCAGAAACTGCACCAGCCGTCGCCGCTGTCCCGCCATCAGAGGGCGCAGCCAAAAAGAAGAGACAGCCGAAGAAAGCCGCAGGAGGAGCCAAGAAGAGCGGCAAGTCTTCAGGTCCCAGCGTCTCCGAGCTGATCCTAAGGGCCGTGGCCGCCTCTAAGGAGCGCAGTGGAGTTTCTCTTgccgccctgaagaaggctctggctGCCGGAGGCTACGATGTGGAGAAGAACAACAGTCGCATCAAAGTGGGGGTGAAAGGATTGGTGACCAAAGGAACTCTCACCCAGGTCAAAGGCACCGGCGCTTCCGGCTCCTTCAAGCTCAataagaagcagctggagagcaaGAAGGCCGCCCTGAAGCCCAAGAAACCAGCGGCAAAGAAAGTGGCCAAGTCCCCGAAGAAGCCCAAGAGAGCTCCGAGTGCAGCCAAGAGCCCCAAGAAGGTGAAAAAACCCACAAAAGCGGCTGctgccaaaagcccaaagaagcctaAAGCCGTGAAGCCTaagaaggcggcgaagcccaaagcagccaagagtccggccaagaaggcAGCGAAGCCCAAAGCCGCCAAAAGCCCGGCCAAGAAGGTAGCTAAGCCCAAGAAAGCTGCGGCCAAGAAGTGA
- the LOC134934972 gene encoding histone H2B 1.1-like — MPDPAKSAPAPKKGSKKAVTKTQKKDGKKRRKSRKESYAIYVYKVLKQVHPDTGISSKAMGIMNSFVNDIFERIAGEASRLAHYNKRSTITSREIQTAVRLLLPGELAKHAVSEGTKAVTKYTSAK; from the coding sequence ATGCCTGATCCAGCCAAGTCCGCTCCGGCGCCCAAGAAGGGCTCTAAAAAAGCCGTGaccaagacccagaagaaagatggaaagaagcgtaggaagagccggaaggagagttacgccatctacgtgtacaaggtgctgaagcaggtgcaccctgacaccggcatctcctccaaggctatgggcatcatgaactcctttgtcaatgacatctttgagcgcattgcgggggaagcttcccgcctggctcactacaacaagcgctccaccatcacctcccgggagatccagaccgccgtacgcctgctgctgccgggagagttggccaagcacgccgtgtccgagggcaccaaggccgtcaccaaatacaccagcgccaagtaa
- the LOC134934973 gene encoding histone H3, whose protein sequence is MARTKQTARKSTGGKAPRKQLATKAARKSAPATGGVKKPHRYRPGTVALREIRRYQKSTELLIRKLPFQRLVREIAQDFKTDLRFQSSAVMALQEASEAYLVGLFEDTNLCAIHAKRVTIMPKDIQLARRIRGERA, encoded by the coding sequence ATGGCCAGGACCAAGCAGACCGCCCGCAAGTCTACTGGAGGCAAAGCTCCTCGCAAGCAGCTGGCAACCAAAGCTGCCCGGAAGAGCGCCCCAGCTACCGGCGGCGTGAAAAAGCCTCACCGCTACCGTCCCGGGACCGTTGCCCTGCGAGAGATCCGTCGCTACCAAAAATCCACTGAGCTGCTGatccgcaagctgcccttccagcgcCTGGTGCGGGAGATCGCCCAGGACTTCAAGACCGACCTGCGCTTCCAGAGCTCTGCCGTCATGGCCCTGCAAGAGGCCAGCGAGGCTTATCTGGTGGGGCTGTTCGAGGACACCAACCTGTGCGCCATCCACGCTAAGAGGGTGaccatcatgcccaaagacatccagctggcccgcaggatccgaggggagagggcatag
- the LOC134934451 gene encoding histone H4, giving the protein MSGRGKGGKGLGKGGAKRHRKVLRDNIQGITKPAIRRLARRGGVKRISGLIYEETRGVLKVFLENVIRDAVTYTEHAKRKTVTAMDVVYALKRQGRTLYGFGG; this is encoded by the coding sequence ATGTCAGGAAGAGGCAAAGGTGGTAAGGGACTCGGGAAAGGAGGCGCTAAGCGCCACAGGAAGGTGCTGCGGGACAACATTCAGGGCATCACGAAACCTGCAATTCGCCGTCTCGCTCGCAGAGGTGGCGTGAAGCGCATTTCTGGCCTCATCTACGAGGAGACCCGTGGGGTGCTGAAGGTCTTTCTAGAGAATGTGATCCGGGACGCCGTCACTTATACCGAGCACGCCAAGAGGAAGACTGTCACAGCtatggatgtggtctatgctctcaagcgccagggCCGCACTCTGTATGGTTTTGGAGGTTAA
- the LOC134934452 gene encoding histone H2A type 1-like, whose translation MSGRGKQGGKTRAKAKTRSSRAGLQFPVGRVHRLLRKGNYAERVGAGAPVYLAAVLEYLTAEILELAGNAARDNKKTRIIPRHLQLAVRNDEELNKLLGGVTIAQGGVLPNIQAVLLPKKTESHKPAKSK comes from the coding sequence ATGTCCGGAAGAGGGAAACAAGGCGGCAAGACCCGGGCAAAGGCCAAGACTCGCTCATCCAGGGCCGGTCTCCAGTTCCCAGTCGGTCGCGTTCACCGTCTGCTGAGGAAGGGAAATTATGCGGAGCGTGTGGGAGCCGGTGCCCCGGTATATCTGGCTGCAGTGCTCGAGTATCTGACCGCTGAGATTCTGGAGCTCGCCGGAAACGCCGCCCGCGACAACAAGAAGACCCGCATCatcccccgccacctgcagctggctgtgcgcaatgacgaagagctcaacaagctgctcggtggggtgaccatcgcccagggaggcgttctgcccaacatccaggccgtgctgctgcccaagaagaccGAGAGCCACAAACCGGCCAAGAGCAAGTAA